From the genome of Brassica oleracea var. oleracea cultivar TO1000 chromosome C4, BOL, whole genome shotgun sequence:
CTACTCGACGACACACTTGAAATGTTGTCTCGCATCACTTCAAGTGATGACGAAGAAGATGTTCACACATGGCTAAGCGCAACACTCACGAAACAAGACACTTGTGAGCAGAGCCTCCAAGAAAAATCCAACTCTTATAACCACGGAATTGCGATGGATTTTGTCGCAAGAAACCTATCAGGTTTACTTACTAACGCACTTGAGTTGTTCGTATCCGTGAAGTCTAAACCCCAGAGGCTCTTGTCGGAGCATGAGCATTTTCCGAGGTTTGTTACTTCACCGGAGGAGCGGAGGGTTCTAGAAGCTCCGGTGAAGGAACTGAAGATTGATGCCGTGGTGGCTGCAGACGGAAGTGGAACCCACAAGACCGTTGGAGAAGCGTTGTTGGCTACTTCATTGGCGAGTAGTGGGGGAAGGACCGTGATTCACTTGAAAGCTGGGACCTATAACGAGAACATTGACATCCCGACGAAGCAGAAGAACGTTATGTTAGTTGGTGATGGGAAAGGCAGAACGGTCATAGTAGGTAGCAGAAGTAACAGAGGCGGCTACACTACTTACAAGACTGCCACCGTCGGTAAGATATTATTATTCAATGATTATATAAACTCTTTCCATTCCATAAAAATAAATATTTTATAGCAAAAAATGTTTATACATAAATTTTATGATTACTATTAATTTATTAATATTCTTAAGATTAAACTAAATTTTTTATAAAGGTTATAAAACCTGTTATTAGTTTGATTTTATTAAAAACTGACAATTATAGAAAACAAAGTATTTATAATACAAATTAATGTATTTTACATATGTTTAAAACATATATCTATCATTAAATATGTGTGTGTTTGAATTTAAGGAACTAATATAATTGCCACAAATAAAAAGATAACTATAAGTCTTTTGAATTTTGATGTATTGATTTTTTGAGGTTTAGAAAATATATAAATCAAATGAAATAAGTTTTTTTTTTTCCTTTTAATAAAGTTTTAAACAAATTTAAGAAAATTGAGTTTTGATCAGTTTTTTGTACGGTTTATTTTCTTAACGATTTTGTTGGTACAGCTTAATCAGATTCAGACCGGTTAACTAGTTTAGTTTTGTTATGTCTTTTAAAAATTTTGGAAGCTGCTATGGGAGATGGGTTTATAGCGCGCGACATAACAATCGTGAACAGTGCTGGACCCAGCTCAGAGCAAGCGGTGGCCCTCCGTGTCGGAGCAGACAAATCCGTCGTGTACCGATGCTCCATCGAAGGATACCAAGACTCACTCTACACTCACTCTAAGCGACAATTCTACCGAGACACAGACATCACTGGAACCGTCGACTACATATTCGGAAACTCCGCCGCAGTGTTCCAGTCCTGCAACATCGTCGCCCGTAAGCCCTTACCGGGTCAGACAAACTTCGTGACGGCGCAAGGGCGGAGCAACCCGGGTCAGAACACCGGAATCTCTATACAGAACTGCAAGATCACGGCGCAGTCGACGACTTACCTTGGCCGGCCGTGGAAAGAGTATTCAAGAACGGTGGTGATGCAGTCTTTCCTCGACGGGTCGATTCACCCGTCGGGTTGGTCTCCTTGGTCGGGTGGTTTCGGGCTTAAAACTCTGTTTTACGCGGAGTTTGGTAACTCGGGTCCTGGATCATCGGTTTCGGGTCGGGTTAAATGGGCCGGGTACCATTCGTCTTTAACGGTGAAGGAAGCGGAAGGGTTCACTGTCGCTAATTTCATTGGCGGGACGATGTGGTTGCCGTCAACGGGCGTTAGTTTCGACTCTGGCCTTGTGAAGTGAGCTTAATTACAAATCTACAATTAAGCTCGTATATGACAATTATCTTAACTGTGTTATAGTCATCATAACTGAATTATGACTTGTGAAGTTGTGAGTAATACTGTGTGCAGAATATTCCCTTTCTATTATTTGTTTATCAAAAGTAAGTTAAAAAAGATGCCGAATAAAATTTGTATATGTTGCAGGACTTTTTATTTTATTTTTTATGTTGCAGGATTTTTACTACTAATATGTGTGTTTATTGTAAAATTTATATATATTTTATATCGTAGATAGTCGTTTTAGTTTTTCTGTTTAGTTAGTGACTGCGAATAACTAGACATACATCTTGTTAGCAAGAGATAAGAATTTAACAATGTATAATAAGTTGAAGGGTATTGTTGTTACTGAGCTGTAAACCAGACTATGTGAACTATATTGGACTGAAATTGTAGGCCGTTGATAAGGCCCAAGCCCATCCAGTAAGAGGTATGAAGACTGCGAATAAACGATGATGATAAAAGACTTGTAAACCCGTACTTAAGACATAACACACTCACTAATCTTGGATTATGCTATTTTGGCCAACTTATTTTGTTCCTTTTCTTAATAATATTTGTCAAATGGTTGGTCTATTAATATAGAAATGTGTACACTAGTCCAAATTCCAATTATTCAAAAAGGCTACATGCGATGGTTTTGAGTTTTTCTTCATGCATACGCCAGAAGTTTTTTTTAATCGAAATATTGTACGATGCAGCCTAGTTTGTGTACTACACTGTGCACATGCTACAAATAAAATGCGTGCTTGTAGCTAGCAATTTTTTTTTAAGCTAAGAGTGTTTAGAGCATCTCCAACCCAACCTCAAATCCTTAAATTTTGAGGTTTTGTGTTACTCTAACCCAATTTCAAATTTTCAAAACTACCTTGTATTTTTTTTTGGTTCTTATAGTTATTTTTTCGTGAATATTAGTAATTTTTGTTAATATCAAAGATTATAATATAAATAAATAAAATTTTAAAGATTTTTTTGAGGATTCATGGTTGAAGTAACCAACCCTCAAATTTTCCTTTTGAAGTTTTACTCCCCTTAAAATGAATTCTTGGATTAGAGATGCTCTTAATTGTTTTTCATTTCTAATATAGATTTATGAACATAATTATCTTAAGAGTTTTGTTTTGTTTCTCCTTAGTTTAATCTGGCAACTTAGTTTTATTAAACATAAATCAGCTAATTTTTTATGTCAATTTACTTTTATATTGCTTTTTCCCCTAGAGTAAGAGGTCATATAGAGAAATTTTGGTACCTTGGTTATTAAAGTATGTGTTCATTGTCATATCAATGACGGTTTGAATACCACAGCCTCGTAAATCGTTCCATCACCCAACATCAAAGAAGCTTATCTGGCTTGTTGCTACTTACTATTCTTTCTGTTTCATTATAAGTGTCGTTTTAGGTTTCGCTACACGAATTATAAAAATAATTAATTTTGTATATTTCCTATAAAAAAACACTATTACCTATACACCTAACCATATTTCAACCAATAGAAAAATAAATTTTGCATAAAATTAATAAATTTTGCATTGAAAATCGAAAACGACATTTATTTTGTAACGAAAAAAATTCTCTAAAATGACAATTAATATGAAACGGATGGAGTAATGTTTACTCACAACAGTCTCTATTAGTAGAACGAACGAACGAATTAATTGTGATTTTTATTGGTTAACTATTATTTTTGAAACTGAATAATTCTGATCAAATGGTTGGTCTATTAATAGCTAATTTAATGTCATCGTATATCAGTCCAAATTCTAAACTATTCAAAGATGCTATGTATCCGCCCAAAAAATATCGAAATTAGGTATGATGGGGATTAGTTTGAATATCATAGCCCACATGTTATAAACAAGTATTTGTTGAACTAAAATGAAAGAAGTTAGCTCAATATATTTTAAAAACATGAGTAGTTAATTTAATTGATGTTTTGGTCTTGTGGACATGCAAGATGAAAAGTTTAAAATGGACTAAGAGTTGTATATTATAGAATTTCTTTTACAATTTAGCCACTCTGAATTGGATACTAGCAATCTACATTTTAACACCATACATGAACTTTCGGATATGTAAGCACTCGTTGAAACTTCTAAACGATGGAAAAATATAATATAGAGTTTTATTTTGTGTGAGAGCCTTATACCAACTAATCATAATTGAAGAATAGTGATTAACAATAATTAAATAAAAATTTTAAATGAAAATAAAAGAGTTAATTAGGAAGTGGTCTTCGTTTGGACTTGGAGTATTAAAATCTTGCCTCTCCAACAATAGGCAAGATTGGCCCACCTTTTCTTTTTACACGGTTCCGGTTTCTCAACACAGACAACCAAACAAGAATCAAACAATGCTTCTGTACATATGTATATTTGCATGTATGCGGACACTGGACACTAAATTTATCCCACGTGCAAACCTCTTTCAAACCTTTTGTTTCTGTCCGTTTATTTAAAATTTTGCGAGTTTTATAAGCCTTAGCGTTATTTATACATTCTATTATTGTGAACATGTTTAATTACTACGATCTTTCATATTTTGGAGTTTCAAACTCATAGCATGGTCTGTCGCTCTTCAAATTTTGTTTTTGACCGATACCTGATCTTTATCTCTTTTGTTTGAACTTTTCTTTGGTCATTCTTTTAAGCAAATTTGTTTGAACCACAATAATCATAAACATTTTTTTTTAATAATCATAAACATGTTTAATCACTTTTCAGATTTCTTCAATTACAATGTACACTAGAGATGTTTTACCCATTTTTTTGGATATAATATTTTAAAAATATAAAACAGACATTGTATTATTGTGTTTAAAATTACTTGAACATAATAAAAATTACTTGCACATAAAAAAAAATTACTTGAAAGATTTCTTCAGTCATTGTTTCGTTTCATGAAATAAAAAACAAATAATGAAAGAAACGCCGTCATGTTATTCACCGGAAAAAGCAACAGCGTAGCCACGTCAGCAATTACGAGCAGATTCGCCGACAGTTGTAACGTCAAGCTTAATCAGCCGTCTTCTTTTTTACAAACGTAATAATAAAACAACTGACCATAAAAGGAGGCCTCAGTGATGAATGATGACGTAGTTTTTTCACACGTTTCTGGTTCCAAACGTGAACAACGATGTGTTATTTTTTTTTCAGTTTCACAGTTGTCTTCATCTATTATTCACTAGGCCAATACCATTTGTTATTTTCTATTTGTTTTTTTATATTAATATACCGTTTTCCTAACGATTTTCTAGACCTAAGGGACTAATATGTGTCGCTGCGGTCCGAATATGAAATCCACTCAGGTGGCAGTACTCACAGCTGTGAGACTTTTACCACCAGAGCTAGAGGGAGTATTTGTTTTACATTATTAGCTGTGTTAGAAATATGAGAGAAGTGTTGCTGTGAAAGTTGTGTCTTTCTCATTAGCTCTCACTATCAATATATAGTGGAGGTTCATAAGGGTTTACAACAAGGAGAGTATCTACACATTTATTACATATTGACCACAAATATCTAGACTTGGTCAAAGCTCATAAATTCTCCGGTTGAATGAGTCTTCATCTTGACTAGTCTTGGTCGGATGTAGACGGACCGGAGACGGGTGTAGACGGACCGGATAGTCGGGTCAGATGTAAACCTCCTTGATGGTTAATGGCAATCCACATATCCATATCATGGATTTATAACACTCCCCCTTGGATGCCATAACCATATCGGGCTTGTAATGTGCTAACGTTGCCTCGTTAAAACCTCTCCCGGAAAACCCAAAACCCAATGTGGTAAAAAGGGAAACCAAGGACAGGAAAAAGAGTACAACACACATTACTCCCCCTGATTTGGACATCACTGAAGGTCCTTGAGTCTTCGCATGCCAATCTGCTGCGTAAGCTTCCTGAATGTGCTGGTGGGAAGTGACTTGGTGAAGAGGTCGGCTGAGTTCTCACTTGACCGGATTTGAGTGACGCTGACCTCCTTGGCTTTCTGCAACTCATGTGTGAAGAAGAACTTGGGTAGTATATGTTTGGTTCGGTCACCTTTGATATACCCATCTTTGAGTTGAGCAATGCAGGCTGCATTATCCTCATATATGATGGTCGGACCATTGTCCTCGACCATTCCACTATCTGATCGGATGTGTTGAGTCATAGACCTCAACCATACACACTCACGACTTGCCTCATGCATGGCTAAGATTTCNNNNNNNNNNNNNNNNNNNNNNNNNNNNNNNNNNNNNNNNNNNNNNNNNNNNNNNNNNNNNNNNNNNNNNNNNNNNNNNNNNNNNNNNNNNNNNNNNNNNNNNNNNNNNNNNNNNNNNNNNNNNNNNNNNNNNNNNNNNNNNNNNNNNNNNNNNNNNNNNNNNNNNNNNNNNNNNNNNNNNNNNNNNNNNNNNNNNNNNNNNNNNNNNNNNNNNNNNNNNNNNNNNNNNNNNNNNNNNNNNNNNNNNNNNNNNNNNNNNNNNNNNNNNNNNNNNNNNNNNNNNNNNNNNNNNNNNNNNNNNNNNNNNNNNNNNNNNNNNNNNNNNNNNNNNNNNNNNNNNNNNNNNNNNNNNNNNNNNNNNNNNNNNNNNNNNNNNNNNNNNNNNNNNNNNNNNNNNNNNNNNNNNNNNNNNNNNNNNNNNNNNNNNNNNNNNNNNNNNNNNNNNNNNNNNNNNNNNNNNNNNNNNNNNNNNNNNNNNNNNNNNNNNNNNNNNNNNNNNNNNNNNNNNNNNNNNNNNNNNNNNNNNNNNNNNNNNNNNNNNNNNNNNNNNNNNNNNNNNNNNNNNNNNNNNNNNNNNNNNNNNNNNNNNNNNNNNNNNNNNNNNNNNNNNNNNNNNNNNNNNNNNNNNNNNNNNNNNNNNNNNNNNNNNNNNNNNNNNNNNNNNNNNNNNNNNNNNNNNNNNNNNNNNNNNNNNNNNNNNNNNNNNNNNNNNNNNNNNNNNNNNNNNNNNNNNNNNNNNNNNNNNNNNNNNNNNNNNNNNNNNNNNNNNNNNNNNNNNNNNNNNNNNNNNNNNNNNNNNNNNNNNNNNNNNNNNNNNNNNNNNNNNNNNNNNNNNNNNNNNNNNNNNNNNNNNNNNNNNNNNNNNNNNNNNNNNNNNNNNNNNNNNNNNNNNNNNNNNNNNNNNNNNNNNNNNNNNNNNNNNNNNNNNNNNNNNNNNNNNNNNNNNNNNNNNNNNNNNNNNNNNNNNNNNNNNNNNNNNNNNNNNNNNNNNNNNNNNNNNNNNNNNNNNNNNNNNNNNNNNNNNNNNNNNNNNNNNNNNNNNNNNNNNNNNNNNNNNNNNNNNNNNNNNNNNNNNNNNNNNNNNNNNNNNNNNNNNNNNNNNNNNNNNNNNNNNNNNNNNNNNNNNNNNNNNNNNNNNNNNNNNNNNNNNNNNNNNNNNNNNNNNNNNNNNNNNNNNNNNNNNNNNNNNNNNNNNNNNNNNNNNNNNNNNNNNNNNNNNNNNNNNNNNNNNNNNNNNNNNNNNNNNNNNNNNNNNNNNNNNNNNNNNNNNNNNNNNNNNNNNNNNNNNNNNNNNNNNNNNNNNNNNNNNNNNNNNNNNNNNNNNNNNNNNNNNNNNNNNNNNNNNNNNNNNNNNNNNNNNNNNNNNNNNNNNNNNNNNNNNNNNNNNNNNNNNNNNNNNNNNNNNNNNNNNNNNNNNNNNNNNNNNNNNNNNNNNNNNNNNNNNNNNNNNNNNNNNNNNNNNNNNNNNNNNNNNNNNNNNNNNNNNNNNNNNNNNNNNNNNNNNNNNNNNNNNNNNNNNNNNNNNNNNNNNNNNNNNNNNNNNNNNNNNNNNNNNNNNNNNNNNNNNNNNNNNNNNNNNNNNNNNNNNNNNNNNNNNNNNNNNNNNNNNNNNNNNNNNNNNNNNNNNNNNNNNNNNNNNNNNNNNNNNNNNNNNNNNNNNNNNNNNNNNNNNNNNNNNNNNNNNNNNNNNNNNNNNNNNNNNNNNNNNNNNNNNNNNNNNNNNNNNNNNNNNNNNNNNNNNNNNNNNNNNNNNNNNNNNNNNNNNNNNNNNNNNNNNNNNNNNNNNNNNNNNNNNNNNNNNNNNNNNNNNNNNNNNNNNNNNNNNNNNNNNNNNNNNNNNNNNNNNNNNNNNNNNNNNNNNNNNNNNNNNNNNNNNNNNNNNNNNNNNNNNNNNNNNNNNNNNNNNNNNNNNNNNNNNNNNNNNNNNNNNNNNNNNNNNNNNNNNNNNNNNNNNNNNNNNNNNNNNNNNNNNNNNNNNNNNNNNNNNNNNNNNNNNNNNNNNNNNNNNNNNNNNNNNNNNNNNNNNNNNNNNNNNNNNNNNNNNNNNNNNNNNNNNNNNNNNNNNNNNNNNNNNNNNNNNNNNNNNNNNNNNNNNNNNNNNNNNNNNNNNNNNNNNNNNNNNNNNNNNNNNNNNNNNNNNNNNNNNNNNNNNNNNNNNNNNNNNNNNNNNNNNNNNNNNNNNNNNNNNNNNNNNNNNNNNNNNNNNNNNNNNNNNNNNNNNNNNNNNNNNNNNNNNNNNNNNNNNNNNNNNNNNNNNNNNNNNNNNNNNNNNNNNNNNNNNNNNNNNNNNNNNNNNNNNNNNNNNNNNNNNNNNNNNNNNNNNNNNNNNNNNNNNNNNNNNNNNNNNNNNNNNNNNNNNNNNNNNNNNNNNNNNNNNNNNNNNNNNNNNNNNNNNNNNNNNNNNNNNNNNNNNNNNNNNNNNNNNNNNNNNNNNNNNNNNNNNNNNNNNNNNNNNNNNNNNNNNNNNNNNNNNNNNNNNNNNNNNNNNNNNNNNNNNNNNNNNNNNNNNNNNNNNNNNNNNNNNNNNNNNNNNNNNNNNNNNNNNNNNNNNNNNNNNNNNNNNNNNNNNNNNNNNNNNNNNNNNNNNNNNNNNNNNNNNNNNNNNNNNNNNNNNNNNNNNNNNNNNNNNNNNNNNNNNNNNNNNNNNNNNNNNNNNNNNNNNNNNNNNNNNNNNNNNNNNNNNNNNNNNNNNNNNNNNNNNNNNNNNNNNNNNNNNNNNNNNNNNNNNNNNNNNNNNNNNNNNNNNNNNNNNNNNNNNNNNNNNNNNNNNNNNNNNNNNNNNNNNNNNNNNNNNNNNNNNNNNNNNNNNNNNNNNNNNNNNNNNNNNNNNNNNNNNNNNNNNNNNNNNNNNNNNNNNNNNNNNNNNNNNNNNNNNNNNNNNNNNNNNNNCCTCGGCTGCGACCAAGATGGTCTCGTGGTTGAAATCCACGGCCACGTGGTTGAAATCCACGGTTACGACCTTGCCATCTACCACGGCCTCTCATGCGACCATGGTATGACTCTCTTGGAGTCTCATCCTTTGGCTCTACGGCCGCATGTGCCTCAGGCAATGCTTTAGCACCAGGAGGCCTTAGCTCACTGTTCATCATGAGCAACTCATTGTTTTGCTCAGCTAGCAACAAACAAGAGATTAAGGCAGCATAAGTGGAGAAACCCTTCTCTCGGTACTGTTGCTGAAGCACAACATTGCTGGTGTGGAATGTGGAGAATGTTTTCTCCAACATATCAACATCAGTAATAGTCTCACCACAAAGTTTCAACTTTGAGACTATTTTGAACAAAGCCGAGTTATACTCTTCCACAGACTTATAGTCTTGGATTCTCAGGTTTCTCCAATCATAAAGGGCTTTTGGCAATATCACAGTTTTCTGATGATTAAACCTGGTTTTCAACTCTGTCCAAAGTTCCAGAGGATTCTCAATTGTGAGATACTGGTCATTGAGACCTTCAGCAAGGTGATGGCGAATGACAACAAGTGCCTTGTAATTATCCTTGTCTGATGGCTCAGTGCCTTCAGTGATAGTATCACCAAGGTTTCTGGACCTTAAGAGGAATTTGGTATCAAGCTCCCATTGGTGGTAATTATCTCCGGAGAGATTGAGGAAAGCATATTCAAGGTTGTTGATTTTCGACATCTTTTTCACCACAAGAATCTGAGCGGACCACCGTGAGAGAGAGGCTGAGAGTTGGCCGGAATTTGAGAGAGAGAGGAGTTTTCCGGCGGAGAGAGAGAGGTGGCCTGGTGGAGAGGAGGCTGAGCGCCGATGGAGCAAAGGCTGAGCACCGGAGGAGCTGGCCGGAAAGGGGAACGTCGGCTGAGAGAGATTTCTCAGGTGGAGAGCACAATCGTGCTGATAACGTGTTAGAAATATGAGAGAAGTGTTGCTGTGAAAGTTGTGTCTTTCTCATTAGCTCTCACTATCAATATATAGTGGAGGTTCACAAGGGTTTACAACAAGGAGAGAATCTCGCATTTAATACATATTGACCACATTCATTACAAAGATATAGACTTGGTCAAAGCTCATAAATGCTCCGGCTGAATGAGTCTTCATCTTGACTAGTCTTGGACGGATGTAGACGGACCGGAGACGGGTGTAGACGGACCGGATAGTCGGGTCAGATGTAAACCTCCTTGATGGTTAATGGCAATCCACATATCTATATCATGGATTTATAACAAGCTGAATAATTTTAATTTTATTCCCAACGACTAACTGTTAATTACAGAAAATGAAGCGGAGAATCAAATAAAAACGATTGGTGTAGGCGTGTAGCTAATAC
Proteins encoded in this window:
- the LOC106339744 gene encoding probable pectinesterase/pectinesterase inhibitor 16, which gives rise to MVSSSAISNHRITKTLITLLILNFLYLFQTTSAVTKTNSYSHFSRFSRHQSSSSSRTQQGFLASVQESMNHALRARSLAFNLTLSHRTAELHIVDPIHDCLELLDDTLEMLSRITSSDDEEDVHTWLSATLTKQDTCEQSLQEKSNSYNHGIAMDFVARNLSGLLTNALELFVSVKSKPQRLLSEHEHFPRFVTSPEERRVLEAPVKELKIDAVVAADGSGTHKTVGEALLATSLASSGGRTVIHLKAGTYNENIDIPTKQKNVMLVGDGKGRTVIVGSRSNRGGYTTYKTATVAAMGDGFIARDITIVNSAGPSSEQAVALRVGADKSVVYRCSIEGYQDSLYTHSKRQFYRDTDITGTVDYIFGNSAAVFQSCNIVARKPLPGQTNFVTAQGRSNPGQNTGISIQNCKITAQSTTYLGRPWKEYSRTVVMQSFLDGSIHPSGWSPWSGGFGLKTLFYAEFGNSGPGSSVSGRVKWAGYHSSLTVKEAEGFTVANFIGGTMWLPSTGVSFDSGLVK
- the LOC106339204 gene encoding uncharacterized protein LOC106339204, coding for MSKINNLEYAFLNLSGDNYHQWELDTKFLLRSRNLGDTITEGTEPSDKDNYKALVVIRHHLAEGLNDQYLTIENPLELWTELKTRFNHQKTVILPKALYDWRNLRIQDYKSVEEYNSALFKIVSKLKLCGETITDVDMLEKTFSTFHTSNVVLQQQYREKGFSTYAALISCLLLAEQNNELLMMNSELRPPGAKALPEAHAAKAKEVSVTQIRSSENSADLFTKSLPTSTFRKLTQQIGMRRLKDLQ